The following nucleotide sequence is from Brienomyrus brachyistius isolate T26 chromosome 25, BBRACH_0.4, whole genome shotgun sequence.
ATGACCTCCCAGTGACCTCCAGCGGTACATCAGTGTTGTTTGAGGGCATGAGTGTCATATTACACCCAAGTGCAGGGAGGAAATGCTCAGGGATTGCTTGATCTGAAGAGCTGCAAGACGTTGAgacctaatccccccccccccccctccccccaaagcaAAGCTCCACACCCCCCTTCTGCCGTTTCCCGCTTCACGAAATCTCTCAGGTTCTGGAGTGATAATGTTCAGATGGGTTTAACATGAATTCCTATTCATGTACGACAATCGGGTGACGGCAATCGCCTTTTCAAAACTCTTAACTTCCCCCCACAACTTTTGTGCTTCCCTCCAGATCCACTTTCCCAGCTACGATTTTTGACAAGGGAAGTAGGGCAAGTTGTTATTCACTGGGCTTGATCAAAAGAGCGATAGAGTTTGGTAAAGAATAACATTTTTATAGCATCTTTGTATACAACTCCTGTGACACAGAGGATGTTTTGTACAAAACTCATACAGTCGACATACTTCGTCTTTGAATCTGTACACAGATATTTATATTATGAACATGTATACAAGTTGGTTGACTTTTTAGATAGaagtatttaaattttttttgttgctCAGTGCCTACACTTTGCTCTTAAATCACTCTGGGCGTGTGGGGGTCTCTTAGACCTAAAGAGGGAGTTGGGGAAATACTCTCCAAGCTGTGTTGACAGGGATACATTTCCTGTTAAAATTAAAAAGGGGTATCTTGAGTAAACATGACGAATGTTTAGGGATTCTGTTGCATTTGCATGTTTTCAAACAAGTGGTAGGATGTGTCCACTCCAGACAAGCATgtcaaaatgtaaataaattggGAGGTCGCATTCCAGCAGCCGATCACTCATGAAGAAGCACAAGGAGGAACCGCGGAGATCTTAGGAAAACAGCCCTGGCCAGCCGTCGACAGATAATATAAACCAAGAGAAGAGCTGCAGCTGTTTCACTAAACCCCGGCTGCTCTCAATGCATTTGCTTTCCCAGGCTTTTAATGGCAAATAAATAACTTATATCGGCCTGAAGTGTCGTAAGCAAAGGCTTATATCATGTGATTAATTAAGGAAAGGAAATTTTGCCCGGAAAATACAGTAgcgtttgtttatttttcgtAATATTCCATAATCTGTTTTTCACGTTTCTATTTACGTACTGTGCACTTTGTAATTTGTCTGCGCTGCGTTTACTTATTTGTACTATGTATAATGTCTTTGcactttgtattgcattatattTACTTTTGTCTGTGTTATGCGTTATCCTTTCTGCTGTATGCACAAGAATATACCCCTGTGCTCAAATCTCGTTTATTATTTGTACATTTCTGGGGTTAGGGTTTGTGGAGTTATGGTTTAACATCCACCGGTGTGTTATAGCAGGATGCATTGTGGCCTGTTGGCCCTAAGATATGGATTAAAGTCTTTGCGTAAATTTAGCGTGTTGGGTTTGTGATCTGTTGGGTTTTTTTCCGGGTTATTCTCGCAATCTTGAGAAATGCCGTTCATGTGAACCAGGCACTAAGTTGCCCCTAGTGACAGCGTGCCGGGAATGATCCACCTAATCCCATGCACTCTGGAGATAAGGTCACCCTGACCGCGAATGGTTATCAAAGAAGGGTAGAGTCATACGGCTCACTGCTGCTGCCTTCATCTATCCCTCTTGCCTGCAGGGTGTCCGGTTCGACCCAGAAATCCCCCAGACCTTGAGGCTGGAGTTTGCTAAGGCCAACACCAAAATGGCCAAGAACAAGTTGGTGGGCACGCCCAACCCTCCCCTGTCCCAGCAGAGTGCCGGGCCCCCGTTCATCAGCAGAGACCCCTGTGAGTACTGGCGTCAAGGTACCGGCACCTCCTCTGCTGGTGGGGTCACCATCTCatcggggggtggggtggggtgaagTGTTGGATCCTGAAAAGACTGAAGCGTGCAGGTGTTTGATAAAAGTGAATTAAATTTGATGCGAATGGGATGCTTGTTAAATAGCTGAATAACTGAAAAATTCTTTCTGAAATTTCTCAGCCCACATTAACATCAATTTAGAAAATACGCCtgaaaagattttaaaaaaaggctTGTGTTAGTTCTacgtacacaaaaatgttctgagggcaacaTGAAAAATTACTGGTTCAAGGAGAGAACCAAttggattgtagaggaggtgggtccaagcaactggaAGAGGCAGGACCGagaaatctgattggttggtccggcctcctctagttgcttggacccacctcctctacaatctaattggttctctctctgaaccactttttttatcctgccctcagaatatttttgtgcaagtaagaCTCCCACGAGCATAGAAAGGACATAGATCATTTCTAGAGGATCCACATGGTTTACATCTTAATCTGGCAAATATGTAGCATATCGTCAATGTTATAAAACATGAAAACTGCTTGAAGTTCTAATTTGTTTTTCAATATGGGGATATCTTAGGATATGGCAAAATCATACCTTCCTGTGGATATTCTGCAGTGGGGTAGTTTGATAATTTGGCAACACTTTGTTACTCAGCTACTACTCAAGTACAGGATGCATGATGAGCAAACATTGATGTAAATAACACATAGCTTCTGGATAATTAATGctttaagtaagagtgtactactacatttGTGTACGCCCTCTAGTAAAGTGTTacctgtgatttattttatttttttgtagcaGATATTTACTTACCTAAACCAAAAAGAAATGTTGTCATTTCGGGGTTGAGAGAATTGCTTTAGCTTGGCTAGCAAAGAGTGAATAAAAGGGTAAACGGTATTATACATCTGATTTTACACCGATGTTGATTTCAGCCTGTTCAAGCCAGGATTAATCCTTTTTTTCGGCAGGGTATTAAATGTCCCTGATTAGGCTCTTTCTTTCATTATCATACATTTGAGCCTTTGATATTTGATAAAGGAAGATTACATGTATTCTTCTATTTATGGAGCACTGCCATAGTTGGTGGGTAAGGCCTTTACTTGGGATTGCTTTATCCAACAGCGTACTGTAGCCAAGGCATGTAAAAACAGATGAAGTTATTATTAAACATAAAATAGTGAAATTAAATACAGGCAGCGCCCAGGCTAAGAACACCCAACCTACTGCTAACGAATGGACCACACTATATTAAAGATTCTGATGAAATACGATAGTCATAACTAACGCTAACACTGCTTTGTGACAATCGGCTCCAGCTGTTCAGTACAGTACCATATGtacttttattgtaattgtattattattgttattattatgtattGTGTTATTGTTCTGACTGATCTACGAATTCGCATTAAGACAGGCTTAGGGAACCGGATGTCGTTTTTAACCTGGGGACCACCTGTATGAGACATGGTTTTAACAACTTCCTCAAACCTTTCAAACATTTAACGGTCAAAAATAAGCTTTCATTTTTAGCAACCCTGGTAGTTTTTTAACATTAGTTTTAGTGGTTTTTGTACTGACATGAAATCAACGTTGActacagaaaaacaaaagcaaTAAATTACAAATTGATTGTACAGCTGGTTTTATCAAGTGTCTGTTTGGGTGGCATTTTAATTGAGGGCGCAAATTAtgcagtagtacactcttacttaatgtttTAATTAACCTGTAACTATAAGTGTtagtactgatcccatgtttgtTCGTTATTAATCAATAATGTACTTTATGCAGGACCTATattagttcatgatttgttcttgagtagtaactgagtaacaACGGTATTTGTGCCCCCTTAAGTAAAATGTTATTTTGGACCAAAATCTTTTATTGCTCAGAGTAGACAAACAAAcaacttggttttttaaatatAGATGCACTTTTTCCCAGGAAATTCTCTTCCAGCTGACTGAGCTGCCGGTGTGACATCAGGGGGCAAGAGTCACGTTCATGTGCTtgtatattattcatattattcaTGATTTTCCTGCGAACTGAGGCtcagatttcattacattttctcttttcttttcacAAGCATCCCAACTTCAATGCAAAAATcagttttaaatgtatttttgttccTAATACCGATTGTTAGTGATTGTAAACCCAGCTTAACAATATCACAATTAACTGTGGTATCCTGATTAACAGTTTTGGCACTTTTAGTTCATGAAATAGACATGAACGTTGTAagagtggaatgtttattttcTGAGAACGCCCCCGTGTGAGAAGCGACCATATTTGCTGGGCTGTTTTCTCAATGTTTCTCTGCGCTCTGAAAAACATACATTGACTCTGTTTCCTAAAATGTAGAGTAAATCGAGTATTTATTTCAGTATGTTTATGAGACGAACCCCGCAATGTGCCATGTCTACCTTGCAGATAAATATTATAGTAAGTGTCGAGTAAACAGTGTAAGGCTGATTACAGATAGGTACAGGATATTCTGCGGTGGAAGCACATAGCTGTGTACTTGTGCGCTACGTAATGAACTTCTGGCAGGAGCCCCTCACCAAGCTAAGGACCTTCTCCAGAAGGATGTAAGTAAGCAATTGGCCTTACCCATGATGACATCATGGCAGTTTCGCGTAGAGGAACGGCAATTTTCTGATAGCGCGGCTCTTCAAGCGTAATGAAATGCTTGCCACCGATAAGGATAATTCATAATTCCGATGCTGGTAGCATGTTATCTTGTTCCTTTATGGGTACTACGTTTTGGTGATGTGTTACAGGCCTGGTGAAGTGGGCCATATGGGCACATGCATTTGGCTACCGCTGGTATTCGATTCATCTTTGGTGTGGCCGTGATTGGACTGTAGGCGGTAACCCCAACCAGAATGGTGTACCAGGGCAGGAAATGGAGATCCCAGGCTGGAAGTTAGCATGAGATAGGAGCCATGCTATGGGGCTCGTCCCCTTCGCATCTGGTGTCGAGATGCGTCCATCTGCTGCTGTTCCGAAGGTTTTTTCGATGATGTCGAGTTGTCGATGAAAAGCGCCGAGAAGGGGACGTGACGAAAGGCAGCCAGAGGGCACTGGGGGTCTCACGTCTCGGCTCGCTCTAGCGTGCCCCTCTCCCCGGAGGTCTCAGTCGGCCCCCCCAGCTCTCAGATCATGCTTTTCCGCTGAGCTGTAACGGGAGTCGATAATTGGGAAATGTGCGGATTCCTAATTAAACGGCCGGGCGGTGCTTGGAGACGTCGGCTACGCGTTTCATGCGAACGAGCCCTGGGATGGCTGGCCGTCCGTCAGCGTGCCGTGACGGAGCCCTGATGGAGACGATTGTCCTGATAATTAATTTCTTCACTGGTTGCTCAAAGACTTCAGAGCCTCTCTGGCTGCTTTATGCCCGTCTACTCTGTTCACCAAGATTTCTACATTTCTTATTTGGCACTTTTATGCAAAGCGACGTACAGCTGAGATAAACAGGGTCGGATAGTAATTGTGCGTAAAGGCCCTCGGTTAAGGGCCCTAGGGTGAAATCACTTCGCCaacctgggattcgaaccagtcaCCTTCTGATTTACGGCCCAACATGctaactcactgagccacacagcatTCCCATGAGGACGGTCTCTTTCCATTCAGGCCTCTTTAGTGCCGGCCTGATTGTCCCCAGGCGAGCTGAAAGCTGACACTCTCCCTGGGTCCTGCATCCTCTTATTCTGTTTTTCAGACGAACTCACGGTCCCTGCGCTTTACCCCGGCAGCCCTGACGTGTGGACCCCGTACCCCCTGTACCCCGGGGAGCTGTCACCTGCCCTTCCTCCCGCTTTCACCTACCCCTCTTCTCTGCACGCTCAGGTAATCCCCCCCCCACGTCCTGCCGAACGCTCACCGGCCCCCCAACAGGTCCTCTCCGCcatgccctgctgccacctcctTCCCAGTCACGCGCACAGCTCCACCGCGCCACCTCTGGGATGTCATGTGACTAGCACCAAGAGCCCCCTTTTATTTAGGTTTTTACAGTAGCTTGTTGTAAACTTGGTCATCTTCACAACAAGCaacctttttttttacatgttaaAATCTGCCTCCCCTTTCCATGAGACACTTCATAGAAAACTCGGCTTTCTTTGAGACAAACGTTCATGGACTGAAGCCATGTTCTTCTCTGTAAGTCCCAGGAGTGTGTGAAGCTCCTCGTTCAGCATCCTGCTAAGGTCAGGCGAAACCTTCTTCACCAGGCCCGTCTCCCCGAAGGGGGAGAGACTGGGGCAGCCAGACCCACCCAATCAAAAACTTAGTTCACCCCCAAGGCTGGGCGACTGCCAAccaaatcagattttttttatgtaacttTTTTTGTTATAAATGGACCAAATAGGGCAGATTTTTTTGAACGTTTACAGTCAAAACCCCGCCCTTCAGGGAATCCTGTGGCCCACTCCATATCACAGCACTGGGCCCCATCTGTGCTGGCAAATTCTCATTTTTTCCTGGTCCATGCATCACGGCTGGTACTACGGCTGGTACTACGGCTGGTACTACGTACGTTTAGCCGGTAGCCCCAGAGCAGCCCACTGCCAGACCCACCGCGTTTGCTACTACGGGGCCGTTTCACCTTTAGTCACTGTTAGTTCAGGTGCTTCTGGTTGATTTTAACGCTAAGCCACGCACGCCGAGGATTCTGGGCTAAAGCACCGCATCGCATACAGTTATGCTCTTAAGTTAATTTAATGTGACATTTCCAAAGGGGAATCGGTGGCAAACTTGATAAAACGGCAACAATGATTTCACCTTTAAATGGAAGCATGATTTTTGTTATTCCACCATTGAATAAACAGTGTGTGGATCGACACAGGTGACTGAATGTCCTTTTGTTTGCATGTGCAGTGcggagggggggtgggcaggcctGTTGTTTGACTGTGGGGGTGGTTTCAAGAGGTGTTTTGGCTTGCTGGGCACCCCTCTTCCCAGAcacagctggggggggtgggaccaCAGGGATCACTGGTCCTCAGCCAGGTGACTCAGTGGCTGAGCCCCCACCCCGGCCTTCTGTTTATGTCTCTCCGCGCTCGTGTAGATTCGCTGGATCCCTCCCGCTGATGCCGCCCCCCAGGGATGGAAATCGAGGCAGTTCTGCTGAAATTGGGGTGAGTGTTCGGTGCCAGACCGCTCTGCTTCGCACAAAATAAACACTCCGCTTGTCAATTCTGCGCCCTTAACAAGCCAACACTTTCTAAAACACCCCTTacgttttcttgtttttttacgTAGTGTTAGTGTGGTTCGTAAAACAACACTGAACTGGCTTCTAACACAACAAGCAATGATAAATATAGTGTGATCGTACGCCATTAGCTTCTTGCTAATGGTTTCCTAATTACAAACCTGGTTTCTCAAGCTAGTTCTTTATTATTTCGTTATATTTCTGATATAGACTGCTAGATATCTATTAGAGTGGATAACGAGAATCTGAATTAGATTTTTTAGGCATATATGTTAACCCTCATCAGCAATTCAGCTTGACGCGGCCCTTGCATGGTGTTTGCATTTTAGCTACCGTTGCTTGTTCTTTGCCCGGACTCCGCCTAATCTGTATGACAGAGTATCTCTTCTCTCTGATCAGAGCTTTAGTGGTAAGGTCTGTGGCTCTCCGAGAGTCGTAGCTTCGAGGTTTGGCGGGACGGGGATTCCATGATGAGCGTCCCAGATGGGGAAGATTAGCCAAATTGTTAGGAGTTCCTCTGTAGCCCTGGGACAGGCCATTCTCATTAGGGAAGGAGTCAAGGAAACGGACATTAAGGGTTAACAACAAATGGGTCTCCTTTTCACCAGAATTGAAGTCCCGCGGGGGCCGCAAGGAAGCCGTTTTTGGATTAGAGCAGAAAGCCGTGGAGACTTACGCAAATAATCACATTTCTTTCAAGAATGCGGGGGTCTTTCCTGTGGTCATCCGTACCCTTCCCCGCTGCGCTACCATCTCACGATCAAAGCTGTTTTTCATGCATCTCTCCAGGGAGATAACAGCACATTACCACATGGTTGGACCAATTCTTTAGGTCTGCCACAGTCTTCGGTTAAGTCACAGCAAACGAGGGTGACAAGTCGGCAGTGAACATGGTGCAAACAGGCTCGCCTTTGCAGACCATCATTATTGGCATTCATTCTTTTTCGCTATCAATCATTGCGCTTTAAAGCCCATAAGCCTCAGCTAGCTAACTTAGTCAACAGAAGTAGACTTTCCTAGCACCGACAGATATACAGTGTCGATGACGGCTGCCATGAGCTTTTGTCGTCAGCTAGCTAAAACTTGGAGATACCCGTTAACGAGATGAGGGAATATTCGGCTGGGGGGTTGTGGCTGGCTTCGGTGACACATCAGGTGCCCGCGAGGCGTGACTCCATTACAGGGTGTGAATTGCAGTTATAGCAACTGTCGTTTGCATCccggcaggcaggcagatgtgCATTGCCGAAAAGATTCATATGCTACCTAGCTTATTGCAACTAACGGAggaattatttattttctcaGCATATCAGTTTTACTAAAACTGTTAAAAGGAAAGTACAGATTCATCATTTTTTGTAATTCATGTAACTGGATGTTTTGCGGTTAATGTCGGGAAATTTGTTTTTAGTAAACAATTTTAGCTGTTCTCATTTACCTACAAAACTCTACTGAGCAGCATGTGCTGAAACTTAATAGCCTCAAAGCATTGTTTTCCAGTAGCTGTTTTTCACCTCGAGTCTTGGGCTGCTTTTATGACCAAGTGATATAAGCCGAGGGACCTGCAGGAATGACTTCCCACACGCTGAATCTCCCACGATCCCACGTCCCTTTCAAAATTTAGAATTGAGAATGGAAGGCATGACCTCACAGTTATGACGCACGTCTACATTTGTCATACCTCGTCCTTCATTAAAGGAACATTCTGTTGAGGGTATGAATGAACATTTGGCTTTATATCTCAAAAAGAGGTCGAATTTATCCTGGAGGAGACGACAGGTCATCAAAATGGTTAGAGATGAGATTTAAGAATCTTagttatattaaatgtaaaattaatttattaaaattatgtGTATAATGTTGGTACATTATACATATAATTAACCCTAACCCGCTATGACTGATTATAGTaatattatttactatatatattaGTACCTGCTGCTGGAGTGAATTCATCTCCAAAGTAACCACCGTTTCTGATCATAGAGCTGCTCACTGTCAGTTGGGATGAAATCTAATGTCCTGGCAGCGAGGGAATCTCTCGTGGGGGGTGAATATTGAACAGGAGAAGCTTACCCAGCATGCTCTGGCTTGCCCCTCCCTGAGAGGCTCTCTGGGCTCAACCGAAGTCCCTCACCGCTGTCGATAACCACTGATGTTGTGAAATCGGACACGTCGGTAGCCGTTGGGCAgaccctgggggggggagcaggggagggggggtgcagccagctcctgagtTTGTCACCCCACGGCCACTCTCTAGGGTCCTGATGTGTGATGGTGGCAGCAGCTGGTCTTGATGGTGTTGATCCGAAGTCAAACTGGGAGGATATCTGACCCAGTTGACAATACTGTTGGTAAGTTTGCACGTTtgccattttgttttttgtttccgGTAGAAAGCTACGATTTTTAGTCTGATTAGTCTGTCGCTACTGGATCTGAGTCAACCATGGATGTGAGTCACGCATGCGTCAGCATCGAAAGCCGAATTCAAAAACAAACTAAAAAATtaagttaaaaaataaactgaaaactaaGAGCAAGCCAAGTACAAAAAGGTATACGGTCAGTTCTTTGCCAGTGTCAGTACAGATGAAGATAATCTGTCATTTTATGAACATTTATGCAAATACATGAGATGGGTCTTTACTGTCTATAATTAAGGGCACAGGTTTGGAAGATGGTTTAAAGTCCTTTGTTAACTGAATAGTTTAATACTTCAATAGGTTAGCACAGTTGGCTCAAATTCCCGGTTGACTCAGACCTTGTAGTGATACTCTATATTATAGTTATTTCTGTCCACCATACAATACTCATAACTGAGTTATATATCCAGACGCAAGATTCtgaatttttaaaatcattCTGATGTGATAAACAAGTTGCCGATCCCAGGAAGGATGTACTCGTGCCACATTTGACCTCATAAAGTGGGTTTTTTCATGCCTTCGCTGAGTCATGGCAAGAGGCAAAGGCAGGAAGCCACCAGCCGACTCGAAGCGTGCAGCCGCAGAACCTGTTACCTCGTGCCCCCGGCGTGTCGATTAGCTGCAACGGGGCCCAGGTGCGGTTTCCATGGTAACCTCTCTGCATGGTTCTTGCAGGCAACGGGTCCCTCTCTGGAGTTCAGGACCTTCAAGACCTCTATCACAcatctcccccaccccccctccccctgagaATGCCTGTACCCCTGCCCCTTTTATACAGTTACACGCTGAAAGATTACTATTGTTATTAtaactgttgttgttgtttttagaACTACTATTAAAATATCACTCGAAGCATAACTTTGCCAAAACGATGCTGTACATTTTAGGACATTTtgaagagaaaaacaaaagcaaaaggtaTTTTTGTATGAAATTGAGATTTTCGTCGTGTTGTAATCGACCCCATATTTAAATGTTTCCTACGACGGGAGTGCAGCTACTGAGTGAGTCACGTTGACGTCAGTTGAAAAAGGGATCGGCTCGCACACACGAGACTCACGGGCATCCTGATCCAGCGTAATTCAGGCACGCTTGGCTGCAGTTCCCGTACCGGAATCCTGGAAATGACCACCCAGGGCGTTCAAGGAAATGCCGGGGATCGCCTGGGAAGCCAGCAAGCAAACGGCAAGAGGTACATTTCCAGAAGAACGCACCGCGACGACATCGGGAACACGTGTGAGAGATGGTACACCACCTGTACCGTTTAACGTAATAGGACTTTCCACTGTGTTACTGGAAGATCGAGGACTGGACCAGACAGGACTGGGTCCACAACCTCTGTCTCAACTCACAAGCCATTTTTAAACAACTGCCCCCCGCCCCGAAGAGTAACCTGATTTGGAAACATCAAGTCATCGGCATGGTGGACCTCCTTTTGGCTGACAGGTTTATGGATGCCGGAATTAACCGTCTTATCTGCAGGTGTTTGGTTGAGGCGGTCTGTGCCTGTGGAGGTCTTGGCCGGCCCCGGTGAGCATGTGGCTTGGTGCGGCCCTTCTGGTCAAACGGGCATCAACAGACAAAAGTCGTGCAGTCTCTACTCAGCCAGATAGCGCTTTAGTGGAAATCATTGTTTTAGCATCACGGGGGGCAAAATATTCAGTTCCTTCATGAGGCGTGCCTTTCCTGTCTCTCTGAAGTCACCGTACCTCACACATCGGTGTGCGCAGACCTTAAAATAACTTCCCTGTATTTTTAGACTTGAACTCCCAAGCAAATGTTCATTTTATTTGTTCCATAATAAATAACGACTCAGATCAGCTGCCAAAACAACTCCGTGGAGCTGCTCTGACTTCTCACACGGACTCGAGGACGGCGCAGCACATACGTTTTGT
It contains:
- the LOC125720802 gene encoding RNA-binding protein with multiple splicing-like; translation: MNSNTIEKENDANEFTSHEEEVKTLFVSGLPLDIKPRELYLLFRPFKGYEGSLIKLTSKQPVGFVSFDSRSEAEAAKNALNGVRFDPEIPQTLRLEFAKANTKMAKNKLVGTPNPPLSQQSAGPPFISRDPYELTVPALYPGSPDVWTPYPLYPGELSPALPPAFTYPSSLHAQIRWIPPADAAPQGWKSRQFC